The sequence ACTTCCACGTCTTTACGTATTCGGAACGCCCCAATACCACCGCCCTGACGATCAAACCCGTGGTGCCGGGCCACGTCCGCGCCGAGCGTAGCAAGATGCTCCACATCCTGTCGGATAAAAAACGGCGGGCGTTCTACGAATCGCAGGTGGGTCGCACGGCTACGGTCTTGTTTGAAGACGACGTCGACGAAGCCACTGGCCGGATGCAGGGGTTCACCGAGAATTACGTCCGCGTGGTCGCCAACTACGATCCCCTCCGCATCAACGAACTGGTGCCGGTGCAACTGACCGCCATTAACGCCGACGGGCTGGTTGAGGCAGAAGACGCCAACGTACTGGTGACGCACTAAGACAGCGAATCACTTATATTCCTACGACAACAACGGCCTGACATTCGCTTCAGGCCGTTGTCATGTCAGCACAACACCTTCGTTCGCTGTTTGGCTAGAAAGCAGGCAGCGCAGCGGGCCGTTCGGGCTGGCTAGCTGACTGATGGCGTGTTGCCATTGCCTGCTCACCGTCATACAGCGTCAGCAGCGGCACGCGCGGCGCGAAGGCCAGCGAGCGGGTTACGCTGTTTTGGAGCAGCACGTCGAAGAACCCTTTGTGATGCGGAATCAGCACCAGCAGGTCGGTGCGGTGCTCGTTCAGATACAGGTCGATCCCGTGCAGCGCGTCATCGTCGTAGATAAAATAGGGGTTGGCCTGTACACTGTCGAACGCCTGCTCCACCACGTCGCGCGTCAGGGGCGACAGCGGCTCGCCGGGTAGCCCCTTCTCGATGGTAAGGAGTGTCAGGTTGGCCCCTTTGCGACTCGCCAGTTCGTTCAGGAACGTAAGCGATTCGGTATGATTGACCGACCGGTAATCGGTAGCCAATACAACCTCCTGCACGGGCGTGATGGGCGCCCGCGTCGGCACCACCAGTACGTTCGTTGGGGCACTCCGCACCAGCCCCGTCGCTACACTACCGAACAATTCGGCAAAGCCCGTGCCCGATGCGCCCACAACGATCAGGTCGAACTGCTCATCGGTAAGTAGTTCATCGACAGCCCCAACCGGACCACCCAGCGCCACCATCGTGCGGTACGTATGGTAATCGGGAACGGGCTGTTGGGTGATTTTTTCCTTGAGTTGGCGCAATTGGGTTTCGGCAACCGCTCGGTCCTCGGCCAGCATCAGAGCACCCGCGTAGCTTTCTTCAAGCCGGATCGGGTACGTATGCA comes from Fibrella aestuarina BUZ 2 and encodes:
- a CDS encoding universal stress protein, producing MYKLLLLTDFSAASEHAIAFAQALFADTATNFCLLHTYPIRLEESYAGALMLAEDRAVAETQLRQLKEKITQQPVPDYHTYRTMVALGGPVGAVDELLTDEQFDLIVVGASGTGFAELFGSVATGLVRSAPTNVLVVPTRAPITPVQEVVLATDYRSVNHTESLTFLNELASRKGANLTLLTIEKGLPGEPLSPLTRDVVEQAFDSVQANPYFIYDDDALHGIDLYLNEHRTDLLVLIPHHKGFFDVLLQNSVTRSLAFAPRVPLLTLYDGEQAMATRHQSASQPERPAALPAF